A genomic segment from Drosophila willistoni isolate 14030-0811.24 chromosome 2L unlocalized genomic scaffold, UCI_dwil_1.1 Seg168, whole genome shotgun sequence encodes:
- the LOC6642091 gene encoding uncharacterized protein LOC6642091, giving the protein MISNKRVPQPGVKRGEQKEELVSTARKPVTIQHFWRIVYWVSILCICAAICFALFYTLKSDFGQCSDYDVKCE; this is encoded by the coding sequence ATGATATCCAATAAGAGGGTTCCCCAGCCAGGGGTTAAACGGGGCGAACAAAAGGAGGAACTGGTGTCCACGGCCAGGAAACCGGTGACAATTCAACACTTCTGGCGCATTGTCTATTGGGTGAGCATCTTGTGCATTTGCGCTGCCATTTGCTTTGCTCTCTTCTACACCCTTAAGTCGGACTTTGGCCAATGTTCGGACTACGATGTCAAATGCGAGTGA